Proteins encoded together in one Litorilinea aerophila window:
- a CDS encoding DUF7402 domain-containing protein, protein MHIRKRPVVATLLTWSLLSLLLAGQRTGFTPARVLAQGHEGSQIYLPLVRGGNTPNATPTPPPNPTIPPPTATPVSTPSASPTPTPTPPPNGEVQDPIVFVSRQIPERGSIYWDEARGMPGVGAFSRFQVAAPGKLLVLEPDGSLRTLVDGANPTAASLYLIDVNAPDVSYDGRQIVFAGLPAGNYDPNSTRDQNAWRIYVINADGSGLRPVTTSDLDYSQLDMSRLGQAQNAFRAQGYDDTDPAWLPDGRIVFASTRWPSFGQYSGVRTTNLYVVNADGSGLHRITAERNGADRPLVDPLTGKIVYARWWRNHRSATDSLATITGPDGYIQHNGLTTNPADTSGRPAHLTRNSWQLATINPDGTELAMWAGHYRDGDIIHAYGGAFTADGELIANYFPMVNMTEAAGFGGLRRYRRGPGLYEPLIGVTYLSLDYVHPSNPTSYGIFNGTYASEPAVLPDGRIVFSWAQDIRQDYGLYVMDADGRNPRLLYDNPGTTELRARILRPRPLPPIIPDRVSDVPGPLPPPAEGPYDQDGTFIFDALNVYFNAPVDVPIVNAPAVGSAATIRFFLDHQRTSTGSFPNLDWPILLQELPVNPDGSVRNPNAPANVPLFEQLRSADGKVPLTFGPAPGGGGGGPLQIPTAVGGPLRIDGAAHVAGMNFGRNGDVQRCVGCHAGHSMIPVPASDEEARWTNLAPGAEIRVSSTRSAAENSGLVDRRVMNDSIRRYWSSAPGQWQGQWVELVFPVPVTVRTVRLYNPRQEADSNLVVHQATVRLYSDAAATQEVASQTTGELSVQGTDVPFQDVRARVVRVEIDQVSGRFLGDRVASLAEIEVIARGEAGP, encoded by the coding sequence ATGCACATACGAAAACGACCCGTCGTCGCCACATTGCTTACCTGGTCGCTGCTGAGCCTCCTGCTGGCCGGCCAGCGGACCGGTTTCACGCCGGCCCGGGTGCTGGCCCAGGGCCATGAAGGCTCCCAGATCTACCTCCCCCTGGTTCGGGGAGGCAACACCCCTAACGCTACTCCCACGCCCCCACCTAACCCAACCATTCCTCCCCCCACGGCCACACCCGTTTCCACGCCGTCCGCTTCACCCACCCCTACCCCGACGCCACCGCCCAACGGCGAGGTCCAAGACCCCATTGTCTTTGTCTCCCGCCAGATCCCAGAGCGTGGCAGCATCTACTGGGACGAAGCCCGGGGGATGCCAGGGGTGGGGGCCTTCAGCCGCTTCCAGGTGGCCGCCCCTGGCAAACTCCTGGTCCTGGAACCCGACGGTAGCCTGCGCACGCTGGTGGATGGCGCCAACCCGACGGCGGCCAGCCTGTACCTCATCGACGTCAACGCGCCGGATGTCTCCTACGACGGCCGGCAGATCGTCTTCGCCGGCCTGCCTGCTGGCAACTATGACCCCAACTCCACCCGAGATCAAAACGCCTGGCGCATCTACGTGATCAACGCCGACGGCTCCGGCCTGCGTCCGGTCACCACATCCGACCTGGACTACAGCCAGCTGGACATGTCCCGGCTGGGCCAGGCCCAGAACGCCTTCCGCGCCCAGGGCTACGACGACACCGACCCGGCCTGGCTGCCCGATGGCCGCATCGTCTTTGCGTCCACCCGCTGGCCCAGCTTTGGCCAGTACAGCGGCGTGCGCACCACCAACCTCTACGTGGTCAACGCCGACGGCTCCGGCCTGCACCGGATCACGGCCGAACGTAACGGCGCCGACCGCCCCCTGGTGGATCCCCTCACCGGGAAGATCGTCTATGCCCGCTGGTGGCGCAACCACCGCTCTGCCACCGACAGCCTGGCCACCATCACCGGCCCGGATGGCTACATCCAACACAACGGCCTCACCACCAATCCGGCCGATACCTCGGGCCGGCCAGCCCATCTGACCCGCAACTCCTGGCAACTGGCCACCATCAACCCCGACGGCACGGAGCTGGCCATGTGGGCCGGCCACTATCGGGACGGGGACATCATCCACGCCTACGGGGGCGCCTTCACGGCCGACGGCGAACTCATCGCCAACTACTTCCCCATGGTCAACATGACCGAGGCGGCCGGCTTCGGCGGCCTGCGCCGCTACCGGCGGGGCCCCGGCCTCTACGAGCCCCTGATCGGCGTCACCTACCTCTCCCTGGACTACGTCCACCCCAGCAACCCGACCTCCTACGGGATCTTCAACGGCACCTACGCCAGCGAACCGGCCGTGTTGCCGGACGGACGCATCGTCTTCTCCTGGGCGCAGGACATTCGCCAGGACTACGGCCTCTACGTCATGGATGCCGACGGCCGCAACCCCCGCCTCCTGTACGACAACCCCGGCACCACCGAACTGCGGGCCCGCATCCTGCGGCCACGTCCCCTGCCGCCCATCATCCCGGACCGGGTGTCGGACGTCCCAGGGCCGCTGCCGCCCCCGGCCGAGGGCCCCTACGATCAGGACGGCACCTTCATCTTCGACGCGCTGAACGTCTACTTCAACGCACCGGTGGACGTGCCCATCGTCAACGCGCCTGCGGTCGGCTCGGCCGCCACCATCCGCTTCTTCCTGGACCACCAGCGCACCAGCACCGGCTCCTTCCCCAACCTGGACTGGCCCATCCTGCTCCAGGAGCTGCCGGTCAACCCGGACGGCTCGGTGCGGAACCCCAACGCGCCGGCCAACGTGCCCCTCTTCGAGCAACTCCGCAGCGCCGACGGCAAAGTCCCCTTGACCTTCGGCCCGGCTCCCGGTGGGGGCGGCGGGGGACCGCTCCAGATTCCCACCGCAGTGGGTGGTCCCCTGCGCATCGACGGCGCCGCCCACGTGGCCGGCATGAACTTCGGCCGCAACGGGGATGTACAGCGCTGTGTGGGCTGCCACGCCGGCCACTCCATGATCCCGGTGCCCGCCAGCGACGAAGAAGCCCGCTGGACCAACCTGGCCCCCGGCGCCGAGATCCGGGTCTCCTCCACCCGCTCTGCGGCGGAAAACAGCGGCCTGGTGGACCGCCGGGTCATGAACGACAGCATCCGGCGCTACTGGTCCAGCGCGCCCGGCCAGTGGCAGGGCCAGTGGGTGGAGCTGGTCTTCCCGGTGCCGGTCACCGTGCGCACGGTGCGGCTCTACAATCCCCGCCAGGAAGCAGATAGCAACCTGGTGGTCCACCAGGCCACCGTGCGCCTCTACAGCGATGCGGCCGCCACCCAGGAGGTGGCCAGCCAGACCACCGGCGAGCTCTCGGTCCAGGGCACCGATGTGCCCTTCCAGGACGTGCGGGCCCGGGTGGTTCGGGTGGAAATCGACCAGGTCAGCGGCCGCTTCCTGGGTGACCGGGTGGCCAGCCTGGCCGAGATCGAAGTCATTGCCCGGGGCGAGGCAGGCCCCTAG
- a CDS encoding glycosyltransferase, whose translation MRILFLSRWYPFPPSNGSKLRIFNLLQGLTRCHQVTLLSFCEGPVSPPPPLWQERLQAIHQVPYRPFDPRRWRARLGLLSPRPRSVLDTFSPAMDQAIRQELATGDYDLVIASQIDMAAYRDSFGPVPALLEEVEVGVMYEHMARAEGWRRRLRARLTWAKYRRYLNGLCRRFRLCTVASAEEQRLLAQTLTAALPIEVVPNCIDLADYGEAASDGLRHREPHTLIFTGSLTFEPNYDAMVWFVGEILPRIRQAVPDARLVITGDHGDRPLPATPGVVRTGMVDDVRTRIARAAVSVVPIRAGGGTRLKILEAMALQTPVVSTRKGAEGLAVAHGRELLLADTPQAFAEQVIALLRQPDQGRTLAAHAYRHVRATYDTAVVLPRFLSLVEQAAQGGGRESHR comes from the coding sequence ATGCGGATTCTCTTTTTATCTCGGTGGTATCCATTTCCGCCTAGCAACGGGTCCAAGCTGCGCATTTTCAACCTGCTCCAGGGCCTGACCCGGTGCCACCAGGTGACCCTGCTCTCCTTCTGTGAGGGGCCGGTTTCTCCACCGCCGCCTCTCTGGCAGGAGCGGCTCCAGGCCATTCACCAGGTGCCCTATCGGCCCTTCGACCCCCGGCGCTGGCGAGCCCGCCTGGGGCTGTTGAGCCCCCGGCCCCGCTCGGTGCTCGACACCTTCTCGCCGGCCATGGACCAGGCCATCCGGCAGGAGCTGGCCACCGGGGACTACGACCTGGTGATCGCCTCCCAGATCGACATGGCCGCCTACCGGGACAGCTTCGGCCCGGTACCGGCCCTGCTGGAGGAGGTGGAGGTGGGGGTGATGTACGAGCACATGGCCCGGGCCGAAGGATGGCGCCGACGCCTGCGAGCCCGGCTGACCTGGGCCAAGTACCGCCGCTACTTGAACGGCCTTTGCCGGCGCTTCCGGCTCTGCACGGTGGCCTCTGCCGAGGAGCAGCGGCTGCTGGCCCAGACCCTCACCGCGGCGCTGCCCATCGAAGTGGTGCCCAACTGCATCGACCTGGCCGACTACGGAGAAGCTGCGTCCGACGGCCTGCGCCATCGGGAGCCGCACACCCTGATCTTCACCGGCTCGTTGACCTTTGAGCCCAACTACGACGCCATGGTCTGGTTCGTGGGGGAGATCCTGCCCCGCATTCGCCAGGCGGTGCCGGACGCACGGCTGGTCATCACCGGCGACCACGGCGACCGGCCCCTGCCGGCCACGCCGGGCGTGGTCCGCACGGGCATGGTGGATGACGTGCGTACCCGCATCGCCCGGGCCGCGGTGAGCGTGGTGCCCATCCGGGCCGGCGGCGGAACCCGGCTCAAGATCCTGGAGGCCATGGCCCTCCAGACCCCGGTGGTCTCCACCCGCAAGGGCGCGGAGGGGCTGGCCGTGGCCCATGGCCGGGAGCTGCTGCTGGCGGACACGCCCCAGGCCTTTGCGGAGCAGGTGATCGCCCTGTTGCGCCAGCCGGACCAGGGGCGGACGCTGGCCGCCCACGCCTACCGCCATGTGCGCGCCACCTACGACACAGCGGTGGTGCTGCCCCGTTTCCTCTCCCTGGTGGAGCAGGCGGCGCAGGGTGGGGGGCGGGAGAGCCACCGATAA
- a CDS encoding glycosyltransferase family 2 protein, with protein MKLSIVIVSWNTRDLLAACLDSIAREQDALAGAAVQVETFVVDNVSRDGSAVMVQEHYPWVRLLVNEENVGFARANNQALALCQGDYVLLLNPDTELQPGALGTLLAFMDDHPEAGAAGARLLNGDGTLQESCSPAPTLARECWRLLHLDRLYPYARYPMGRWPVDRPRQVDVVQGAALLVRRSVLDQVGWLDPDYFIYSEEVDFCRRIRAAGWAIYWVPTAAVVHYGGQSTQQVAAEMFLRLYQAKIIYFRKHGGRWATGLYKAILFLAALARLILVPFTALQHSLARKRNLALAGNYLRLIAALPRL; from the coding sequence GTGAAACTATCCATCGTCATCGTTAGCTGGAATACCCGAGACCTGCTGGCCGCCTGCCTGGATTCCATCGCCCGGGAGCAGGACGCGCTGGCCGGGGCCGCCGTCCAGGTGGAAACCTTCGTGGTGGACAACGTCTCCCGCGACGGCAGCGCCGTCATGGTCCAGGAACACTATCCCTGGGTGCGGCTCCTGGTCAACGAGGAGAACGTGGGCTTTGCCCGGGCCAACAACCAGGCCCTGGCCCTGTGTCAGGGCGACTATGTGCTCCTGCTGAACCCGGACACGGAGCTCCAGCCCGGCGCTTTGGGCACCCTGCTGGCCTTCATGGACGACCACCCGGAGGCCGGCGCCGCGGGCGCGCGGCTGCTCAACGGCGACGGCACCCTGCAGGAATCCTGCTCGCCGGCGCCCACCCTGGCCCGGGAATGCTGGCGTCTGCTGCACCTGGACCGCCTCTACCCCTACGCCCGCTACCCCATGGGGCGTTGGCCCGTGGACCGGCCCCGGCAGGTGGACGTGGTGCAGGGCGCGGCGCTGCTGGTCCGGCGTTCGGTGCTGGATCAGGTGGGGTGGCTGGATCCCGACTATTTCATCTATTCCGAGGAAGTGGACTTCTGCCGGCGTATCCGGGCGGCCGGCTGGGCCATCTACTGGGTGCCAACGGCGGCAGTGGTCCACTACGGCGGCCAGAGTACCCAGCAGGTGGCCGCGGAGATGTTCCTGCGCCTCTACCAGGCCAAGATCATCTACTTCCGCAAGCACGGCGGGCGCTGGGCCACCGGGCTCTACAAGGCCATCCTGTTCCTGGCCGCCCTGGCCCGGCTGATCCTGGTGCCCTTCACCGCCCTGCAGCACTCCCTGGCCCGCAAGCGGAACCTGGCCCTGGCCGGCAACTACCTGCGGCTCATCGCCGCCCTGCCCAGGCTGTAG
- a CDS encoding acyl carrier protein has protein sequence MSVQALTDVKAQIRRYVAENLLFSGNGFDIGDDTSFLDEGIVDSTGVVELVLFVEETFGIAVEDDEIVPDNFDTVNNLAAYIQRKLA, from the coding sequence ATGTCCGTACAAGCCCTGACCGATGTCAAAGCCCAGATCCGTCGCTACGTGGCCGAAAACCTGCTCTTCAGCGGCAACGGCTTCGACATCGGCGACGATACTTCGTTCCTTGATGAAGGCATCGTGGACTCCACCGGCGTGGTCGAGCTGGTGCTCTTCGTGGAAGAGACCTTCGGCATCGCGGTGGAGGACGATGAGATCGTGCCCGACAACTTCGACACCGTGAACAATCTGGCTGCCTACATCCAGCGCAAGCTGGCCTGA